Below is a window of Streptomyces sp. NBC_01429 DNA.
CTCGCGCACGACGGTGCGCCAGGCCCTCCAGGAGCTGGTGGTCGAAGGGCGGCTGGAGCGCATCCAGGGCAAGGGCACCTTCGTGGCGAAGCCCAAGGTGTCGCAGGCCCTCCAGCTCACCTCGTACACCGAGGACATGCGGGCGCAGGGCCTGGAACCGACGTCGCAGCTGCTGGAGATCGGCTACGTCACCGCCGACGACACGCTGGCCGGACTGCTCGACATCACCGCCGGCGGACGCGTGCTGCGCATCGAGCGGCTGCGGCTGGCCAGCGGCGAGCCGATGGCTATCGAGACAACGCACCTGTCCGCGAAGAGGTTCCCCGCGCTGCGCCGCTCGCTCGTCAAGTACACGTCCCTCTACACGGCGTTGGCCGAGGTGTACGACGTCCATCTGGCCGAGGCCGAGGAGACCATCGAGACCTCGCTGGCCACCCCGCGCGAGGCGGGACTGCTCGGTACGGACGTCGGCCTGCCCATGCTGATGCTCTCGCGCCACTCGCTGGACGCGGCGGGCGAGCCGGTGGAGTGGGTGCGGTCCGTCTACCGCGGCGACCGCTACAAGTTCGTGGCGCGGCTGAAGCGCCCGGCGCGCTGAGTGCCGCGCTGGTCGGCGCGCTGACCAACTCACGCCGACCGGCGAGACCGTCACCAACTCCTTGCCGAATCCACACTTTCCGTACCGATGTCCGGACGGGGGGTGACGGCGGGCGATCCCCTGGCTTAGTTTTCCTGCGTGTTCAGCAGGTGACCAGTGAGGGGACCACTCGCCCATGCCAGAGCCCGCACCGACCGACGCCGCACCCGACGCCGCACCCGGATCCGGTTCCGCACCCGGATCCGCACCGGGCGCGGCCCCGAAGCTCACGCCCGGATCAATCACCGTCTGGGCGCTCGTCGCCCTGGTGGGCGCGGCGGGCTGGGGGGTGCTCGCCCTCTCCCGCGGCGAGGAGGTGTCGGCCGCCTGGATGCTGGCCGCGGCCCTGGGTTCGTATGCCATCGCCTACCGCTTCTACTCCCGCTTCATCGCCAACCGGGTGCTCAAGGTCGACAAGACCCGGGCCACCCCGGCCGAGCGGCTCGACAACGGTGTCGACTTCCACCCCACCGACCGGCGTGTGCTGTTCGGCCACCACTTCGCGGCCATCGCGGGGGCCGGGCCGCTGGTCGGTCCCGTCCTCGCCGCACAGATGGGGTATCTGCCCGGCACCATCTGGATCGTGGCGGGCGTGATCTTCGCCGGCGCCGTCCAGGACATGGTGACGCTGTTCTTCTCCACCCGCCGCGACGGCCGGTCGCTCGGCCAGATCGCCCGGGACGAGATCGGCCCCTTCGGCGGGGCCGCCGCGCTGGTCGCGGTCTTCATGATCATGATCATTCTGCTGGCCGTGCTGGCACTGGTCATCGTCAACGCCCTGGCCCACTCGCCGTGGGGCGTCTTCTCCATCGCCATGACCATCCCGATCGCCCTGTTCATGGGCGTGTACCTGCGCGTGCTGCGGCCCGGCCGGGTCACCGAGGTCTCGGTCATCGGCGTGGCGCTGCTGCTGCTCGCCATCGTGTCGGGCGGCTGGGTCGCGGAGTCCTCGCTCGCCGGCACCTTCACGCTGGAAGCGAGCACGCTGGTCATCTGGATGATCGCGTACGGCTTCCTCGCCTCCGTACTCCCGGTGTGGATGCTGCTGGCGCCGCGCGACTACCTGTCGACGTTCATGAAGGTCGGCACGATCGTGCTGCTCGCGCTCGGCGTGGTCATCGCGCTTCCGACGCTGAAGATGGACGCGGTGACCGAGTTCGCGAGCCGGGGTGACGGGCCGGTCTTCGCCGGATCGATGTTCCCGTTCGTCTTCATCACCATCGCGTGCGGCGCGCTCTCCGGGTTCCACTCCCTGATCTCCTCGGGCACCACTCCGAAGATGGTCCAGAAGGAGACCCAGATCCGGATGATCGGCTACGGCGCGATGCTGACCGAGTCGTTCGTCGCGATCATGGCGATGATCACGGCCTGTGTCATCGACCCGGGTCTGTACTTCGCGGTCAACTCCCCGGCCGGGGTCATCGGCGGTACGGTCGAATCGGCGTCGCAGGCGGTCGCCAACCTCGGCTTCACCATCTCGCCCGACCAACTCGCCCAGGCGGCCAAGGACGTCGAGGAGACCAGCCTGCTGTCGCGGACCGGCGGCGCGCCGACCTTCGCCCTCGGCATGTCGGAGATCTTCTCGTCCGTCCTCGGCGGCACCGCGCTGAAGGCGTTCTGGTACCACTTCGCGATCATGTTCGAGGCGCTGTTCATCCTCACCACGGTGGACGCGGGCACCCGTGTCGGGCGCTTCATGCTCCAGGACATGCTCGGCAACGTGTACAAGCCG
It encodes the following:
- a CDS encoding carbon starvation CstA family protein codes for the protein MPEPAPTDAAPDAAPGSGSAPGSAPGAAPKLTPGSITVWALVALVGAAGWGVLALSRGEEVSAAWMLAAALGSYAIAYRFYSRFIANRVLKVDKTRATPAERLDNGVDFHPTDRRVLFGHHFAAIAGAGPLVGPVLAAQMGYLPGTIWIVAGVIFAGAVQDMVTLFFSTRRDGRSLGQIARDEIGPFGGAAALVAVFMIMIILLAVLALVIVNALAHSPWGVFSIAMTIPIALFMGVYLRVLRPGRVTEVSVIGVALLLLAIVSGGWVAESSLAGTFTLEASTLVIWMIAYGFLASVLPVWMLLAPRDYLSTFMKVGTIVLLALGVVIALPTLKMDAVTEFASRGDGPVFAGSMFPFVFITIACGALSGFHSLISSGTTPKMVQKETQIRMIGYGAMLTESFVAIMAMITACVIDPGLYFAVNSPAGVIGGTVESASQAVANLGFTISPDQLAQAAKDVEETSLLSRTGGAPTFALGMSEIFSSVLGGTALKAFWYHFAIMFEALFILTTVDAGTRVGRFMLQDMLGNVYKPMRQVSWKPGVWFASAVVVGGWGYFLWVGVHDPLGGINQLFPLFGIANQLLAAVALAVCTTLLVKSGRLKWAWVTAVPLAWDAAVTLTASWQKIFSGDPKVGFFTQRDVYQSAIDRGEVLPPAKTMDDMHTVVTNSTVDGVLSALFALLILVVIADAGRVCLKAIRAPESVKLSEAPYVRSGIVAPAGMIPTQEEKAELAAAEAEAKVAAGAGAGPGSGAS
- a CDS encoding GntR family transcriptional regulator: MATDGGGSETEGGTPTRTARVPKYYRLKRHLLDITDTLPPGTPVPPERTLAAEFDTSRTTVRQALQELVVEGRLERIQGKGTFVAKPKVSQALQLTSYTEDMRAQGLEPTSQLLEIGYVTADDTLAGLLDITAGGRVLRIERLRLASGEPMAIETTHLSAKRFPALRRSLVKYTSLYTALAEVYDVHLAEAEETIETSLATPREAGLLGTDVGLPMLMLSRHSLDAAGEPVEWVRSVYRGDRYKFVARLKRPAR